The sequence CTTTGTCAGTCCGAAAGAAAGGTTTACTTCCGAAGTATTCTTATAGCTTTTTATCTGTTGATAGAACAGTTCTATTTCACGTTCTTTCAGCCCTTTTCTGAATTGATTGTTTTGTTCCGGTTCAGCCGTATCTTCCAACACGGTTAGTATATGAACATCTGCATTGAACTGTTCTGCAAATGCTATTGCATATAAGAAAGTATTGTCTGATGTTGAATAAAAATCAACAGGCAAAAGAATTTTTGGTTTTATTTCCATAACAAATGTTTTATTTATCTTCTACATTATATATCAGCATTGCCGTTTCAGAAAGACGTAGCAGCCTTTTACTATGGTTTATATTGAACAATCTTTTCATAAAGGGTAATTGTCTATGTATGATGCTTAGGATATTGATATAGTTATCTTCTACATACTTTGTCAAGCCGTCTTCTATATCCGTATCAATAACAATATCCACCTGAACATCAAGACCCTCAAAATTTGTAAGCCAATGTGCTTTCTTTTGTTGTGCAGCCATAGCTTTTTCTTCTGTATCGACTATGTGTACACATTTTAAAGGTGTCTCTGACGGGGAGAGTTTTGTGGCAATCCGCCTGATAATGACACATTCATTTTCAACGAGCATTACCGCAACGGCAAACGCCCCCGTAGAGGTAAAAACGGCTTTTGCAGGCACTGCCAATATCGGTATATCAAAACCACTGTCAATCAGCCTTACTGCGTGCGAGCCGAACAGTTTTTTGTCTATAGTGTTATTCCCCGACGTACCCATTACAATCAGGTCAATTGATTTTTCTACGATATGGCTCTCAATTACATCTTGGAAATAGCCATTTTCAAAATGGAACTCTACGGGAACGTGAAGCTTATTGTTGTTATGAGCCAACTGCTCCAATTTTTTTGCTTCTGTCTTAAATTCGTTCCACTCATCATTTTCCAGCGAATCGTTGAACATCTGTGCCAAAGGGTGTACCCGATAGCGTTCCTCGTCCGTCTTCGGTTCAATAATAGGTGTAATATGCAGAATGTGCAATTCCGAGTTAAAATTATCTGCAAGCGATAGGGCATATAAAAATGCGTTCTTTGCTACTTCTGAAAAATCTGTCAGAAAAAGTATTTTTTTCATCTGTTTATTTTTATTGTTTTTAATGGTCAGATGGAATTTCGCATAAGAAAATATTCATTGTTTTGGGTATGGAAATGAATATTTTCTTATGCTTCATTTCATAATAATTTGTATTAAGATAAACGATAACCTTTGATTGAATTTCCCCGTATCGCTTTGCGGAACAGCACCACCCGTTTGTAGTGGAAACTTCCGTAAGAATGTGTAGCAATAAATATCAGTATAGGGACAATCAGCCAGGTTAATGTTCCCAATACGATTTTCCCGGAAGCCATTAACGCATTGAGGCTGATGTTTTGGTATATTGCCATTCCGTTCGGAATTTCCCCGGCATCGAGATACATCGAAATGTCGGTCAGACTTTGCCACTGTGACTGATAAGTTGCCCATCCGATAATTGCACTGCCTAATGAGGTAGCCAGAAAAGACCTTACCACAATTAATATAACCATTATTCCCATCATTTCATTCATTTGCAGGTTGAGGGTAGCGTAAAACCATAACCCAATGAACAGGATGCCCATTCCCAATCCTTTCAGTACCGTCGCATATTCGAGGTAGCGGATGTCCATCTGCGGTTGTATAATCAGGTAAAGACTTAATGTATGCAGAGCAAAACACACAAATCCAAAAGCGATATAATACTTGATGTACCATTTATTTTTAAAACCGAAAAATGCCAATATTCCCGCAATGACGATACCGGGTATCATCCAAAGATTGATATGTGCGTTAATCAGGTTATTATACCCTAATACACCAACTGTATATTGTGTATATACCGATGTGCTTGCCAGATATAGCCCGAGAAAGAACAATAATATGGTAGCGTGGATAACATTTTTCTTTTTAAATGCTCCGAAATCAATCATCTTTCGTTTGAGCGATTTCTGCCTGTATATCAATGCTACAAAAAGAACCACTCCGATAATCAATGAACCCGAAATGTAAGGCGAAATAAACCACCCCTGTTGTTTCATAAACACAAAAAAGTAATTAAGCGACATAAAGGAGGTTGC is a genomic window of Chryseobacterium nakagawai containing:
- a CDS encoding universal stress protein produces the protein MKKILFLTDFSEVAKNAFLYALSLADNFNSELHILHITPIIEPKTDEERYRVHPLAQMFNDSLENDEWNEFKTEAKKLEQLAHNNNKLHVPVEFHFENGYFQDVIESHIVEKSIDLIVMGTSGNNTIDKKLFGSHAVRLIDSGFDIPILAVPAKAVFTSTGAFAVAVMLVENECVIIRRIATKLSPSETPLKCVHIVDTEEKAMAAQQKKAHWLTNFEGLDVQVDIVIDTDIEDGLTKYVEDNYINILSIIHRQLPFMKRLFNINHSKRLLRLSETAMLIYNVEDK
- a CDS encoding MFS transporter; amino-acid sequence: MYNKGPFASWVPKPLMLLLILTILFSMMTVSGVYTSVITDITGAMATYTEYISLANNAGTIGMGCAIMILMRVKMRFRTKEIISVSAIILAILSYMCGTTDSPVVLISCSFLIGFFKMFPLIEMVLPIMFIIAPTGDRGKFYAVFYPLSIGFGQLSAYYFSTMVFNGSWQTPYMFMSATMLVIAAVSLIFQHNQRFGFKMPLYQIDWLSLVLIATSFMSLNYFFVFMKQQGWFISPYISGSLIIGVVLFVALIYRQKSLKRKMIDFGAFKKKNVIHATILLFFLGLYLASTSVYTQYTVGVLGYNNLINAHINLWMIPGIVIAGILAFFGFKNKWYIKYYIAFGFVCFALHTLSLYLIIQPQMDIRYLEYATVLKGLGMGILFIGLWFYATLNLQMNEMMGIMVILIVVRSFLATSLGSAIIGWATYQSQWQSLTDISMYLDAGEIPNGMAIYQNISLNALMASGKIVLGTLTWLIVPILIFIATHSYGSFHYKRVVLFRKAIRGNSIKGYRLS